TCAACTATGGCTCCAGTTATGTTCAATCCTTTGACAACATAACCTTTGTAACCTTGAAGTCAGAGTTACACAAAACCCGAAACAGTATATTCACCGCCAACTTGGACCTCGAGTTGTAAAGTGATCTCGATTTTTTGGGTGATGGTGCCATACTTACACGGCAAATGAATTTTGTAGGTTACCGAGCTCCATGACATCACCGTGAAACCaaacacaacttaaaactatGACTATGTATCCCTCAAAGcgagagataaataaattttcaaacccaaAAATTTGTACacgcaaaaaagaagaaaaaaacattttAGGATACTAAATTAGGGGATGGAAACATGTAAAGGGATTTTTTATCCCGGGAATCCCGAGTTGCAAGGGCTTAGATAAATGTtggaaggactaaaatgtaagaTTTTACATATCTTATTGGTTATatgaattatttgaaattaaagcATGCTTAAGATAAGCTAGATAAAGATTGATAATACAAGGGatttgtatgtttaaatggtgAATTAAGAAGGTTATAATCAAGTATTAAACATGCTTAAAAAAGGTACAATAAGGACTATAGTGGTAAATTTACCTAAGCTTAAAATGAGTTCCAGATTGGCATTTTAGTACCAATACCAAGGGTAAATTATCGATACTTTGAATAAAGTATAAATAACTAGACCAAAGTATAGATACTTTTAGTAAAGTATGAATACTTTGATCGAAGTATAGATACTTTGAGTAAACTATCGATACCTTGgatatttttcttgaatttttggacttTGAAGCTCAAAACAGTATCGATACATCATAGGGTATCGATACCTAAGCCATAGTATCGATACCTTAGGGATGATATCGATTCATGGGCCTTGTTTTGTGTAAATTAAGCCTCTAGAACGGgcttttattgaaaaattttacCCAGGTTGATTCCATAATGTTGAATCATGATAGTAACCCACTAATAAGTTTTATGTATGTCTAGATAagggtttaaaataaatgaattagcCATGGCTTCTCTGGCACTCAATTGTAGCATTTTATATTTGACTTGGTAGTCGGGTCAGGTATAAAGGTGTTACAAGACCAATAAAACTTTTCATCTTTCCTCAACAACCATGTCAATGGCATCGCAATCAtggagaaacctttcacaaaccttctatagtaccctcACTAGACCAAGGAAACTACATACCTCTATGACGCTCTTTAGAGGATTCAATTCTAGCCCAGCACAAATTTTCTCAAGATCTATCTTAATCCCATCCGTGGAGATAAAATGGCCCAAGAAGTGAACTTCctttagccaaaactcacacttgctgaatttggcGTACAGTTTGTTTTCTTGGAGAACATTCAAAACTATTCGCAAGTGTGAGTCATGCTCTGCCTCACTCTtcgagtaaaccaaaatatcattacTGAAGACAACCACACAAAAATCAAGGTAAGGCTAGAATACTCTGTTTATCAAATCCATGAACAGTGTTAGCACATTCATCAAGCCAAAGGGCATCACcaggaattcataatgcccatagcGATTGTGAAatgcagttttaggaatatcatcTCCTTTAATCTTAACTTTATAACTCCATGACTGTAGATCAATATTTGGAATACTCTAGCTCCACTTAGCTAATCAAACAAGCCCTCAATCCTAACCAAcaaatacttattcttaatggtcaccTCGTTCAGTTgcctataatcaatacacaatcagagtgtcccgtcctttttctttacaaacaatattggcgcaccccaaggtgaaacaCTTGGTTGATGAACCCCTTATCTAATAgttcttacaactgagctttcaactccctTAGCTCTATTGGAGCCGTTTTATACGATGCACTTGATATAGGAGCAGTCTCTGACGTTACATCAATAGAGAACTCTACATCTCTGTTTGGCGGAATTACTGATAGTTCTTCTGGAAAAACCTCTTGAAATTCATTCACAATTGGTACTTGCCCGAAGTCTTCCCTCACCATATTAGAATCCAAGATATACACTAATTAAGTATCTCCACCCTTTGTAATCATTTTCTGAGTCGTAAAAACTGAGACTAAATTGTTTTTGATATCCTGTTTCACCCTTAAAACAAGCACCTTATTACCATCCACAGATAGTAACCATACACCTCTGGACTTGCATTCAACTATTGCGTTTCATCTTATTAGCCAATCCACCATTATGGCGTCAAACTCATGGAAACTTAATAGCATTAAGTTCGCCAAGAAGACATGTTCGCCAAAATTCAACGAACAGTTCTATACCACCCTATTTAATACAGTACTTTAGCCTAATGGATTAGTAACTATCATTCTCACCTCAGTGGGGACAACTCTAAGACTCCTTCCAACCATAAACTTATCATAaatgtatgaatgagtagacctaGGGTCTATCAATACGTGTATGCCGATGTTAAATAAAGAGAATTTACCTGTAATGACGTCGAAGGGCTTCAACGTCCTCCTTTTCTTGTATGCCATAAACTCTAGTTGAGGCTTTTGGGCTAGGCATAGCTATATTTCTTCTCGAAGCTCCCTGCACTGACCCTAACTTCGCCACAGTCCCAATTTTCACTTTAGGCTGAGTCTGTCTAGCCACCTGAACAGAGTGTTCAGTATTTCCTCCTCCTCTTATGGGGAGTCCTTCTTGTAATGGTCTTGGGCTCCACATTTGTAACATTCGCCAGTAGCCCTCCAATATATTCTAGTATGGTTTTTCCCGTAATTATTACAAATGATAACCTTTATTCTCCAGATCCTCCAATGTTGGATATAGAAGTGGCTTGGTGCCCACTTCGCTCTTATTGGAAACCCGTATTCTGTGACTCCCTTACTAGGGCAGCAGAGTAACCTTTTACGTCTCTGGGACTTTTGAACCCAATTAGAAACCACGTCGGAAGCTCCACACTTGTTTCGTTCCCTATCCCTGACCTTATTTCTCTCTTGAATAGCTGTCTTAGGACGACATCCGGAGGGTCTTAGCACAATCTATTTTATCTATTAAggcttaatattttgatttattttattattcaaggACTGTAATACTTTATTTTTAAACTAAAGCATGGGATTTAGGACCTAGGTTCGATTATTTTTGCATGACATctagttttaacttttaattaggTCATTAActtgatattattattaattatttatgcatgaaaccatgttttcattaataACGTAAGTAAAAACCATTTTTTTGTTGCTAGATAATAACTTAAATATTgaggaatattaaaacaatatttaaactaagttttctactaaattaaattaaggttttaaaataaccatttttttcaaaaactccGATAACCCTACTAGGCCATCTCAATGGTTGATGTAATCTCTCGAATTCGAGTCTAACATCTAGGTCAAGTTGTGGAGGTTACACTCAAATTAGAGGGTGTTACTTTCGTACTATAGTACACCAAGATTATAGTCTCAAGCATATTCTCATCTTATTCGAAACACTTGTAACTCTCCTTTGAAAAGCATTTCTATTTTTGAATCTTTCTAGTTAACTCTGACATGTTAGTTGAAATACCAAAATTGTTTAGTCTAATAATCGTTTTTTTTTGCATCAATGATGTTGGAAAGCCTCACAAAGTCAAATCTTCTCTCattcttcaattttattttttgggaTAAATGTGCCTATGACATATCCATGAAACTAGAAGATCTTCTATAGGCCTTCCACTATAATCTAGGCAAAAGATTTGACACAAACACAATTAAGCACCCTTTCACCATTTTTTACTCTAAACAATTGTCAACACATTTGTTGATAATTATAtagttttaatataatattaaaaacaaattgatTCAAAAACTCTTAAatttaactagattaattaatctttattatctacatatataataagaaacactttaaaaggaaaacaaataaatatttgttttggtCAAATTAGAAGATGGATTTTATATCAACAAATTTCACAAAAGGTTTAAATAAGGACATACAAACAAGCAAGTTAAAACttaggagaaaaaaaaaaagagacagaAAGATACCCTAACAAACAAACACATTAACCCTTTTTCTAAGGTGCACACTAACCCTTCTGAATAGTCAAAATGGGTGGAATCATCACCATGCAATGATTATCAAAATGTTATTTTTGACTAACTTTGGCCAAAATTTGAAAGCTACATTGGTCACCGAAAATGCCTACTAAAACCAATAAAAGTTGAAAACGTTATTTTTGACCAACTTTTAGAAAACTTAATGTAACTGCCTTAGGATTATCAAAACGTCAGATTCTTAAGTCAAGTTAATTTAATAAGTGTCGTGACATTTGAGAAAAACTTAGTTGATTTCATCAAATTGCCTATTTAAAACTCCAATTTCATTGCTGCATAGTGGAAACATTGAAGCCTTTAATTTTATAGGAAAAATCGAGTCTTATGCAATTTTAAGCCAATTACTAGGATTGCTGGACTTTTAGCAAATTTTCATGCATGCAAAATCCCAATTAAAAACAAACTCATTCCAaagtccaaaataaccattacaGTCcccaaaatcaataataaaatttagtttaaaagtactttatttaaaaatttccaaaatgattCCTCTGAATGTCGTGTTCGACCCTAACCTTGTGGGTTATTTGTAAGAAGTAAAATAATGGGGTGAGCTTTAAAAGTTCAATATGAGTcttaaacagaaaaaaaaacaatgtatatacatacaaACAATTGAGTTACAATAAAGCTAATAGCCAACAACATTCCTGAGATCACAGCAGAGCATGCCATCATaaatatacattatatatatacatatgcataggCATGCTAATATGAAAACAACACATATTTCCTTCCCATCTGTCCGCTACACACCATGATTTCCCTAGAACTCATCATctgaacaccaaaacagtaagagTCGTAGCTCAATATGGATAAACCACCAATAACAATTTGCAATTAGATTACCAGTAATTTGCGGATAATTCGCCAGTACTCCAAGCATTACTCCAGGGTTGTAGGTTAACTACCAGTATAAAATTTCGGATAAATTGACAGTACTCCACGAAACTCCTCCGTCACCAATCAGTCCcaatccccatgcaatgcaatatgttAGATCAGTCGTATTGCATATCTACTTATCAATATCAATTTTAGTAACGATGGCATGCTTAGCATGCATTCAATTTATCATTATTTGTGGCATGCTTTTCATGCATTCAGTAGTAAAAATATCAatcaatttcatgtttttttaCATGCAAGCAACAAACAGCGTAACAATTAGTGGCATGCAATATATGCAATCAATTATACAGTAACAATCAACATGCGCAACAGTACAAGACATGTAATAAGATGCAATCAGCCAGTCAATCAATAACAATAGGCATAAATTTAGTTAACCCTTGTAGCACTTACACATTTAGTTAATTAAGCTTTAAGGCCCTAGAACATTCAGCCAACCTTGGACAGTCATTACATATTCAGCCAATACAATAAAGTACATACATGCTTTCAGCATTCACCAAACATAGAAGGTTAGGGAACCCACACCTGAATAACGCAAATCCGAAGTACTAAACTTAAATATGCAACTCCTATATTTAGATTTGACTAGATCTTGATTAGATCTGTACATAACATACAcaaaaaacgagacaaaaaccaACCTTTAGATCACCACATAGGTTCGGCAAGATCAGAGAGAAATAATAGCCATTAAATCTTATTTTTGAAATCTCCGCTTACACTAGTTCAGCTCAAAATAGAGATACAGATAACCTCTGATGTCACTAGTGATCTGAGTGATTCGGATCTAAACCATAAATAAAAAACACACGTGAGAATCGACCATGGAATCTTGATAGATTCGACCATTATacagaaaacaaaaaacaaatatgtAATTAGATCTGATTGATAATCAACGTACACTTCCCGGATATCAGATCTGTGATAACGGATAATCACAAACTGATTGATCACTTGTAAAGGCTAAATAAGATTCGGCCAAAGATGAATGGTGGTTTCAACAACGAAAtaatgagagaaaaataaaggaagGGAGAAACAAAGGGGCAGCGGCAATGGAAGAGTACTAAAACTGAGTGACTcgaaaccttattaaaataaaataaaaataaatccatatagaactgcacttcttttatttattttttttagaataaggtgtttcaaccttactacactccttctattagaatatggttttacaagcctataaatagatatagtctactcctcttgtaatcgaattcaacatagtgaattatcttgtcctctacccgtggtttttttttAGAACTgcacttcttttatttatttttttagaataaggtgtttcaaccttactacactccttctattagaatatggttttacaagcctataaatagatatagtctactcctcttgtaatcattcaaattcaacatagtgaattatcttctcctctacccgtggttttttttcctgaaagggtttctacgtaaaaatctgtgttttttatttttctttctcttttctttgtgatacaTTGCCATTATCGACGTTCTATTTTTTCACAAAGAGAAAATATGAGATTTCAAAGGGTGGCAatgatttttctcaaaatttcaaatattgaaCCTAAAAATGGTATTGATACAGAGATAAGGTACCGATACCTTTGGTAAGGTATCAATACTTTATGCCTGGTATCGATACCTTcgtattaaattcaatttttctaaaaattcaaaGCTCAAAATGGTATCAGTACCTATTctgaaaactttaaaaatattgcaatttggtcctatttcatgcTTGAGTctacaaaagagctttcgtaagctcgattaaggcTCGAATTTAATTGTGTATCATAATATTTAGGTGTTTATGAcatgattgaatatttgaatgatttatttatggTGTATTTGGtctgtaattttaaaaatatttcaaaaatgtcCCTATTTGATCTCGGGTTGACTTTAAAGCATTTGTATGATCATATAAGACCTGGAAAAGAATGTTTATGGTATAGAATGTTGTATTGTTGTTGATTGCATGAATAATGATTTTATTGTGAATTTTTCAATGGTTGCTCCGACAATGACTGTAGCATCCCATAATTCAGACCCAACTATCAGATCTGGCGAGGGATGTTACAAAGAGAAATATCATATGTTTTTAATTCAAACTTTTAAGTAATATTGTTTCATTCCTTGCACTTATTGCACGTAAAGaatgaaaaacataattttattttatgaaatattatatttaaaaatcaaataaattatttataagtgTACAAATTCAAATTCTAAATGTGCAATTACTactcttaaaaaaaatacttattatTCGATTTAAGAATATTACAgatataagaaaatataaaattaatttaaagtaatACAAAGATTTGATAACATTAACTCTTTATCCATTACATGCATTTATTAAGTTAAATACTCAAACTAAAAATGTGAGTAAGTATTGGTCATCTATATTGGAATAGGCCTAAGAATTGATGAAACAATATAATCTTTAGTGACACCGGTTGATGTCCCAACTCCGTCGCCATGCTGGTACATGCATTTCACAGTTCGAGTCATGTTCTTAGATAAATTCACAATAACTCGTGGGAAACGATTATCGAAAATTTCTTCATTGATCTTCTTCCATGAATTGCTTATCAGTTCTTTTACATGATTTCGTGCTTTTTCTTCTGTTACTCCTTTTTCAATCATGTAACACTGCACTGCTTTCGGTATGTCTCCTCTCTCCATCTCATCcttcaaaatgaaacaaatttagCATACCTAGAATTTAGTGACTAGAAAATTATGTATTGCAAATGAAGATATTACCTTGGAAGTACCCAGATCATCACTGAATCGAGTAATGAGAGATGACCAGTaaaataattgagaaaaataCTTAAGACAATTTGGAAATTGATTAACAATGGAGTCTGCCTCCACAAAACAAAGAAGAACCAACCCTCCAAGACTTCCAATTGAAATCCATGCGTTTTTAATATATTCATCAAAAGTGGGAGTTTGACCTCCATAAAACCATCTGGCTTCCGTGATATGAGCTCTGCAAAGTACAACCCACTGCAATTGGCAAATAACAACAACAAATCAGAGCCAATTCTATGAAATGTTAATTCTCAGGTTCTCCATGTTACCTGTTCTTTGATGTAGGGCAGAACGTCGAGGCCATGGTCTTTCAAGGTCTGTTGGGCTAATTCATTAGTAAAGTCTGAAATGGTTGAGAACATTACTCTCATGTATTCCGGAAGTTCTTGGACGGCCTTCACATCCCACCTATTGCAAATCCGTAAAATCAATAACCCAATTTTGGCtgctataaaaatattataaaagaaagACTATTTATTACCCGGTGACTGCTTTGGTGAAACATTCGAGTTCTTCAAGTGATCCATATATATCATAGATGTCGTCAATTACAGTTGCTAAGCATGCATACTTAGTGAAGCAAATCCTGCATTTGGCATATTGGGGCTCAAAGCTCAAACCAGTAGCCCAGAAATATATTTCCATCAGTCGGTCTCGGCTGAAACTAAGCTTCTCCTTGAAGTTCAATTCCCTCCACCACCTATTTTTCATCCAATAAATAAAAATccgattttgaaaaataaaaaccatatattataagtaaattaatcTTACTCTGCAAGTTGTTTCAGTTCTTGTTGGTAAATTGGATGGATAAGATTGTAGTCTAACTTAGCCAGGTCAAGCAAAACTGAGTTGTTTGAATCATCCATGGCGTAGGAATCAATGAAGTTTCGAGCTTCAATCCTTTCCATCCTCCAATAAAGTGGAACTTCCAATGACCGCTGAACTTGCTTAGCCTTAACTTTCTCCAGTTTCCCTATTACATTCTTAAGATTTTCACTGCTAAAACCCTTAGCTTCTTCAAGGATTTTTTCGCCTTGTATTGCCATGAATGAAGCTTCATTCAAGCTCAAAAGCCCTTCAACATCCCCACATAAGCTCCCCATGAACCTCCCATCACCACCTTTAAATTTCCCCAACACATCTGTTTAATTTTACCATAATagttaaaaagaaaacaagaagagCATATAATTTGTTTGTGACGTGACTGTGCTTAATAAGCTAACAACTTTGAAAGCATCCAGAAACAAACGAACCTGCAGTAATAGGATAGCAATCCTCTCGTAGGAGTCGAAAATGCAATGCGACTGTGGAAAGATAATTGGAGACAAGATTTAGATCCGAATTCAATTGATTCAAAGCCTGTTGAATCTGTTCCTGAAAATGGTAGGCCACTCCAAGCCTCTTCATCGAATCTATTAGCTTCAACAAGGCAGCTGTGTCTTTCGTTGAGGCAAGCAATTTACTAACCGTTTGCTTCAGATCCTCCAATTGTGTAGCACAGAGTTGGTACTAAAATTCACAAGAAAAAGGGTTGTTACatgcaacatatatataataacatttatcaCAAGCCTAGCATGCAAAACAACTTAGTGTATGGAGTGGTAAAGGATTGGATGGCGGTGGGATCCCAAATACTGGGATGACAGTTAGCGGATCGACGTTGCTCTTCATTCAAGGATTGGGATGTTGGTGCCATTGAGAAATAAGTTTGAGATTTGCTTATTTCTTCAATATATATTGTAAGTTTTGAATTGCTCTGGAGCTTGTCTGAACTTGGATCACCTTAAATAGAGTTTGTGGACGGTCAAGATATTTATCAAGGTTAAGTTAAATAATAGCTTCCAATAATGCCTACGTAAGACGTGCATTCGTGGGAATGCTTCCAACTTTTTCTGTTTGCTGCCCAACTTCTACATCTTATATGTGTAATAGCAGTACATTTTTTGGTGGTTTT
The genomic region above belongs to Gossypium hirsutum isolate 1008001.06 chromosome D05, Gossypium_hirsutum_v2.1, whole genome shotgun sequence and contains:
- the LOC107903948 gene encoding probable terpene synthase 9, which encodes MAPTSQSLNEEQRRSANCHPSIWDPTAIQSFTTPYTYQLCATQLEDLKQTVSKLLASTKDTAALLKLIDSMKRLGVAYHFQEQIQQALNQLNSDLNLVSNYLSTVALHFRLLREDCYPITADVLGKFKGGDGRFMGSLCGDVEGLLSLNEASFMAIQGEKILEEAKGFSSENLKNVIGKLEKVKAKQVQRSLEVPLYWRMERIEARNFIDSYAMDDSNNSVLLDLAKLDYNLIHPIYQQELKQLAEWWRELNFKEKLSFSRDRLMEIYFWATGLSFEPQYAKCRICFTKYACLATVIDDIYDIYGSLEELECFTKAVTGWDVKAVQELPEYMRVMFSTISDFTNELAQQTLKDHGLDVLPYIKEQWVVLCRAHITEARWFYGGQTPTFDEYIKNAWISIGSLGGLVLLCFVEADSIVNQFPNCLKYFSQLFYWSSLITRFSDDLGTSKDEMERGDIPKAVQCYMIEKGVTEEKARNHVKELISNSWKKINEEIFDNRFPRVIVNLSKNMTRTVKCMYQHGDGVGTSTGVTKDYIVSSILRPIPI